One part of the Glycine max cultivar Williams 82 chromosome 14, Glycine_max_v4.0, whole genome shotgun sequence genome encodes these proteins:
- the LOC100526846 gene encoding RbcX-like protein, with translation MVGGVSVAVESQSCPRLYVDALPTTPSMSVLCLKRKHLLSLTTSFVQSHSVNTIFNKHCRHKEKTKRLTIVNELGGQYEDTFHDVKKQILNYFTYKAVRTVLQQLYEMNPPQYRWFYNFVATNDPADGKHFIRSLAKEQHQLAERVMITRLHLYGKWIKKCNHAEIYQEISDENLELMRERLMETVIWPSDDTNTEKIG, from the exons ATGGTGGGTGGTGTATCTGTGGCGGTGGAGTCGCAGAGTTGCCCACGTTTGTATGTGGATGCTCTGCCCACCACCCCTAGTATGAGTGTTTTGTGTCTCAAGAGGAAGCACTTGCTGAGCCTCACCACTTCCTTCGTTCAGAGTCACAGTGTTAATACAATTTTCAACAAGCATTGCAGACACAAGGAGAAGACTAAGAGACTCACTATTGTCAATGAGCTCGGTGGTCAATATGAGGACACTTTTCATGATGTCAAAAAG CAAATACTCAATTATTTCACATACAAGGCTGTGAGGACTGTTCTTCAACAGTTGTATGAGATGAACCCACCTCAATATAGGTGGTTCTATAA TTTCGTTGCAACAAACGACCCAGCAGATGGGAAACATTTTATACGATCCCTCGCAAAG GAGCAACATCAACTTGCTGAAAGAGTGATGATAACGCGGCTTCACCTTTATGGCAAATGGATCAAG AAATGTAATCACGCTGAGATATATCAAGAAATATCTGATGAAAACTTGGAGTTGATGAGGGAACGGCTCATGGAAACTGTAATATGGCCTTCAGATGACACAAACACAGAAAAAATCGGCTGA